Proteins from a single region of Streptomyces griseiscabiei:
- a CDS encoding cell wall protein yields MRLCTCLTLALATAAALVSGPAVALGSASGPVAPGAVADDRRPTCAGRDRGAFPIRTRIRGGPATYVAGGGFHTWAVDLTNTTSRTCGGIHPVVVLVDGSRTLERSQPQLEFYADAEGTTARPVTFERTDADELVGVLGGAGFTVPPRRTLTVRVRLSLTSDAAVPNDVVAKAAVVERRGDDSEWVGESNDYRFRITDGEEENEGKESGEPAAESGAGKEGGGRDGGGAAKEGGGVVPGESRPRADELAASGMREALPYVTGLLLLSAGGLLVATVRRRAG; encoded by the coding sequence ATGCGACTGTGTACGTGTCTGACCCTCGCCCTGGCCACCGCAGCCGCCCTCGTCAGTGGTCCCGCGGTGGCGCTCGGCAGTGCCTCCGGCCCCGTAGCGCCTGGTGCGGTGGCGGACGACCGGCGGCCCACCTGCGCCGGGCGCGACCGCGGCGCCTTCCCCATCCGGACCCGTATCCGCGGGGGACCCGCCACCTATGTCGCCGGCGGCGGCTTCCACACCTGGGCGGTGGACCTCACCAACACCACCTCCCGGACCTGCGGCGGCATCCACCCGGTGGTCGTCCTGGTCGACGGCTCGCGCACGCTGGAGCGGAGCCAGCCGCAGCTGGAGTTCTACGCGGACGCCGAGGGGACCACCGCCCGGCCGGTGACCTTCGAACGGACCGACGCGGACGAACTGGTCGGCGTCCTCGGCGGCGCCGGCTTCACCGTGCCGCCCCGCCGCACCCTCACCGTCCGGGTCCGGCTCTCCCTCACCTCCGACGCGGCCGTCCCCAACGACGTCGTGGCGAAGGCGGCCGTGGTCGAGCGGCGCGGCGACGACAGCGAGTGGGTCGGCGAGTCGAACGACTACCGCTTCCGGATCACCGACGGGGAGGAGGAGAACGAGGGGAAGGAGAGCGGGGAGCCGGCGGCGGAGAGCGGGGCGGGCAAGGAAGGGGGCGGCCGGGACGGCGGCGGGGCCGCGAAGGAGGGCGGAGGCGTCGTACCGGGCGAGTCACGGCCGCGGGCAGACGAACTGGCCGCCTCGGGGATGCGTGAGGCGCTGCCGTATGTGACCGGGCTGCTGCTCCTGTCCGCCGGCGGGCTGCTGGTGGCGACGGTCCGCAGACGCGCCGGCTGA
- a CDS encoding ROK family transcriptional regulator, translating to MNGNRNGNGNGTSDRSGRGTGGGRTAGVTGVNLLALRSHNGALVLDLLRAAGVAGISRLELADRTGLTPQAVSKITARLRADGLVTEAGYRASTGGKPRTVLRLVPDAGHAVGLHLDRDELTAVLCDLTGTVVAERRAPLNLGAGADAVVEGAAREVEALLAGVSEGRTAARVEGRAGSGSEVYGSAPLPVLGVGVALPGPLDHLHGVLHRVTGFPEWDGFPLRAALARRLGMPVVVDKDTNAAALGLAAVAGAHGSFAYLHLGTGLGAGLVIDGAVHRGARTRAGEFGHQVVQLDGPMCECGNRGCVEALCLAAVARGDVEEAARVLGTGAANLVGLLDIELVLLGGRTVEARPDVFVRGVGLVLDEWARRQGEDPAVPVRVVGGGASGVAEGAAQLLLAPLFGREDG from the coding sequence GTGAACGGCAACCGGAACGGCAACGGCAACGGGACCAGCGACCGGAGCGGCAGGGGCACCGGCGGCGGGCGTACCGCGGGAGTGACCGGCGTGAATCTGCTCGCCCTGCGCAGCCACAACGGGGCACTGGTGCTGGACCTGCTGCGGGCCGCCGGGGTGGCCGGGATAAGCCGGCTGGAGCTGGCCGACCGGACCGGGCTCACCCCGCAGGCGGTCAGCAAGATCACCGCCCGGCTGCGCGCGGACGGGCTCGTGACGGAGGCGGGGTACCGGGCGTCCACCGGCGGCAAGCCGCGCACCGTCCTGCGGCTGGTGCCCGACGCCGGGCACGCCGTCGGCCTCCATCTCGACCGCGACGAACTGACGGCCGTCCTCTGCGACCTGACCGGCACGGTCGTCGCCGAGCGGCGGGCCCCGCTCAACCTCGGCGCCGGGGCGGACGCGGTGGTCGAGGGCGCGGCCCGGGAGGTGGAGGCGCTGCTGGCGGGGGTGAGCGAGGGGCGTACGGCCGCGCGGGTCGAGGGCCGCGCCGGGAGCGGGTCCGAGGTGTACGGCTCCGCACCGCTCCCCGTGCTCGGCGTCGGGGTCGCCCTCCCCGGGCCCCTCGACCATCTGCACGGGGTGCTGCACCGGGTCACCGGGTTCCCGGAGTGGGACGGGTTTCCGCTGCGGGCGGCGCTCGCGCGGCGGCTCGGGATGCCGGTGGTGGTGGACAAGGACACCAACGCGGCGGCCCTCGGACTCGCGGCGGTCGCGGGGGCGCACGGGTCCTTCGCCTACCTCCATCTCGGTACGGGGCTGGGGGCCGGGCTCGTGATCGACGGGGCGGTGCATCGCGGGGCCCGCACGCGGGCCGGTGAGTTCGGGCACCAGGTGGTGCAGCTGGACGGGCCGATGTGCGAGTGCGGGAACCGGGGGTGCGTGGAGGCGCTGTGCCTCGCGGCGGTGGCGCGGGGGGACGTGGAGGAGGCGGCGCGGGTGCTCGGCACGGGGGCCGCGAACCTGGTGGGACTGCTGGACATCGAGCTGGTGCTGCTGGGCGGGCGGACGGTCGAGGCGCGGCCCGATGTGTTCGTGCGGGGAGTGGGGCTGGTGCTGGACGAGTGGGCTCGGCGGCAGGGAGAGGATCCGGCCGTGCCGGTCCGGGTGGTGGGGGGCGGGGCGTCCGGGGTCGCGGAGGGCGCGGCTCAGCTGCTGTTGGCGCCGTTGTTCGGGCGTGAGGACGGGTGA
- a CDS encoding glycoside hydrolase family 6 protein: MYGSRGAGVRASAVVAALLLAGCSGGDDGEGGKDRSGGSGITQQPSGTDPFWVNPRGNAATQVAAYEKAGQDEDAQLIRRIAEQPTGEWIGPENPEREAEGFTEAAEKADRDAVLVLYNIPHRDCGQYSGGGAADGDAYRTWIDGVARGIGDRSATIVLEPDAVLHLVDGCTPEEFHEERYDLLKGAIERLGGLKNTTVYLDAGNAGWGDPEEIHDPLKRAGVDQADGFAVNVSNFYTTDDSIEYGRRLSAEIGDKPFVIDTSRNGNGPWTEGDEGERWCNPPGRALGESPTTKTADELVDAYLWVKRPGESDGECKGGPKAGEWWPEYALDLAKASD, from the coding sequence ATGTACGGCAGTAGGGGGGCCGGGGTTCGGGCGTCCGCGGTGGTGGCGGCGTTACTGCTCGCCGGCTGTTCCGGGGGGGACGACGGGGAAGGCGGGAAGGACCGGTCCGGCGGTTCCGGCATCACCCAACAACCGAGCGGCACGGACCCGTTCTGGGTCAACCCGCGGGGGAACGCGGCGACCCAGGTCGCCGCCTACGAGAAGGCCGGCCAGGACGAGGACGCCCAACTGATCCGCCGGATCGCCGAGCAGCCGACGGGCGAGTGGATCGGCCCGGAGAACCCGGAGCGGGAGGCCGAGGGCTTCACCGAGGCCGCCGAGAAGGCCGACCGGGACGCGGTCCTCGTCCTCTACAACATCCCGCACCGCGACTGCGGCCAGTACTCCGGCGGCGGCGCGGCCGACGGCGACGCGTACCGGACGTGGATCGACGGCGTGGCCCGGGGCATCGGGGACCGGTCGGCCACGATCGTCCTGGAGCCCGACGCGGTGCTCCACCTGGTGGACGGCTGCACCCCGGAGGAGTTCCACGAGGAGCGGTACGACCTGCTCAAGGGCGCGATCGAGCGGCTCGGCGGGCTGAAGAACACGACGGTGTACCTGGACGCGGGCAACGCGGGCTGGGGCGACCCCGAGGAGATCCACGATCCCCTCAAGCGGGCCGGCGTCGACCAGGCGGACGGCTTCGCCGTCAACGTCTCGAACTTCTACACCACGGACGATTCCATCGAGTACGGCAGACGGCTCTCCGCGGAGATCGGCGACAAGCCGTTCGTCATCGACACCAGCCGCAACGGCAACGGCCCCTGGACCGAGGGCGACGAGGGCGAGCGCTGGTGCAATCCGCCGGGGCGGGCGCTGGGGGAGTCTCCGACGACGAAGACCGCGGATGAGTTGGTGGACGCGTATCTGTGGGTGAAGCGTCCCGGTGAGTCCGACGGGGAGTGCAAGGGGGGCCCCAAGGCGGGGGAGTGGTGGCCTGAGTACGCGCTGGACCTGGCGAAGGCGTCTGATTAG
- a CDS encoding heme-degrading domain-containing protein, whose protein sequence is MTGTPTVAELEAQELRLVFDQFTHDDAWALGSLLVELARERHAPVAIDIRRGSQQLFHAALPGSTPDNDAWIDRKRRVVERYGSSSYLVGARFRAKGTTFEDSSRLDPDTYAAHGGSFPVTVMGAGVIGTVTVSGLPQLDDHALVVEALERFQSTL, encoded by the coding sequence ATGACCGGGACCCCGACCGTCGCGGAACTGGAGGCCCAGGAACTCCGCCTGGTCTTCGACCAGTTCACCCACGACGACGCCTGGGCGCTCGGCTCCCTCCTGGTGGAGCTGGCCCGCGAACGCCACGCCCCGGTCGCCATCGACATCCGCCGCGGCAGCCAGCAGCTCTTCCACGCCGCCCTCCCCGGCTCGACCCCGGACAACGACGCCTGGATCGACCGCAAACGCCGGGTCGTGGAACGCTACGGCTCCTCCTCCTACCTCGTCGGCGCCCGCTTCCGCGCCAAGGGCACCACCTTCGAGGACTCCTCCCGCCTGGACCCCGACACCTACGCGGCCCACGGCGGCTCCTTCCCGGTGACGGTCATGGGCGCCGGAGTCATCGGCACGGTCACGGTCTCGGGCCTCCCCCAACTCGACGACCACGCCTTGGTGGTGGAAGCCCTGGAACGCTTCCAGAGCACCTTGTAA
- a CDS encoding class F sortase, translating to MPGRDYSDDGSVIGGAGNGPGSGTGRVITGVAWAVLLLGLWLWGREVTDVRPGASAPTTGDVAAVGRPAQAELPPAAEPLGGARPQRLDIPSLGVQAPVVARGLDRDGAIEPPAYGQPGVVGWYAAGARPGATGAALFVGHVDTETRPAVFYKLSALGVGEKIRVARSDGRMAEFTVDDVQVLGRDDFDARQAYGVRQSGRAELRLVTCGGTFDRASRTYTANVVVSAYLSGTGT from the coding sequence GTGCCGGGACGGGACTACTCCGACGACGGAAGCGTGATCGGGGGCGCCGGGAACGGGCCGGGCAGCGGAACCGGTCGTGTCATCACCGGTGTCGCCTGGGCCGTGCTGCTGCTCGGGCTGTGGCTGTGGGGCCGTGAGGTCACCGACGTACGGCCCGGCGCGTCCGCGCCGACCACCGGTGACGTGGCGGCGGTCGGCCGGCCCGCCCAGGCCGAACTGCCGCCCGCGGCAGAGCCGTTGGGCGGAGCGCGGCCCCAGCGGCTGGACATCCCCTCGCTGGGCGTGCAGGCACCCGTCGTGGCCCGCGGCCTCGACCGGGACGGGGCGATCGAACCGCCCGCCTACGGCCAGCCGGGCGTCGTCGGCTGGTACGCCGCCGGTGCGCGGCCGGGGGCGACGGGCGCCGCGCTCTTCGTCGGGCACGTCGACACCGAGACCCGGCCCGCCGTCTTCTACAAGCTGAGCGCGCTGGGGGTCGGCGAGAAGATCCGGGTCGCCCGCAGCGACGGCCGCATGGCCGAGTTCACCGTGGACGACGTCCAGGTCCTCGGCCGCGACGACTTCGACGCCCGACAGGCCTACGGCGTACGGCAGTCGGGGCGCGCCGAGCTCCGGCTCGTCACCTGCGGCGGCACCTTCGACAGGGCGAGCCGCACCTACACGGCGAACGTCGTCGTCTCCGCGTACCTGAGCGGGACGGGGACGTGA
- a CDS encoding YidC/Oxa1 family membrane protein insertase, whose translation MSVFADLVAHLADLLQPLFHASATAVAIVLFTALVRLLVHPLSRAAARGQRARIALQPQIAELRKKHAKNPEKLQKAMLELHTKEKVSPLSGCLPSLCQLPAFFLLYHLFSNTTIGGESNALLTHKLFAAPLGDRWHDALGDGGAFGPQGLVYLGLFVIVGCVAAFNFRRTKRMMAAGTAGMPAVSDEQVPGMAASMGAVSKFMPFMSFFTLVSVAVVPLAAALYVVTSTTWSAVERAFLYPLPSAGTAPGAQAAAVTTR comes from the coding sequence ATGTCCGTTTTCGCCGACCTTGTCGCGCACCTCGCCGATCTGCTCCAGCCGCTGTTCCACGCCTCCGCGACCGCCGTCGCGATCGTCCTGTTCACGGCGCTCGTACGCCTGCTCGTGCACCCCCTGTCCCGGGCGGCGGCGCGGGGGCAGCGGGCGCGGATCGCGCTGCAGCCGCAGATCGCGGAGCTGCGGAAGAAGCACGCGAAGAACCCGGAGAAGCTCCAGAAGGCGATGCTGGAGCTGCACACCAAGGAGAAGGTGTCGCCGCTGTCCGGCTGTCTGCCCAGCCTCTGCCAGCTGCCGGCCTTCTTCCTCCTCTACCACCTGTTCTCCAACACGACGATCGGCGGCGAGTCCAACGCCCTCCTCACCCACAAGCTCTTCGCGGCCCCGCTCGGCGACCGCTGGCACGACGCCCTCGGCGACGGCGGTGCGTTCGGGCCGCAGGGGCTTGTCTACCTGGGGCTCTTCGTGATCGTCGGGTGCGTCGCGGCCTTCAACTTCCGGCGGACGAAGCGGATGATGGCGGCGGGTACGGCCGGGATGCCGGCCGTGTCGGACGAGCAGGTGCCCGGGATGGCGGCGAGCATGGGGGCCGTCAGCAAGTTCATGCCGTTCATGTCCTTCTTCACGCTGGTCAGCGTGGCCGTGGTGCCGCTGGCGGCCGCGCTGTACGTGGTGACCAGTACGACGTGGAGCGCGGTGGAGCGGGCGTTCCTCTACCCGCTGCCCTCGGCCGGGACCGCCCCCGGCGCGCAGGCGGCGGCCGTCACCACCCGGTAG
- a CDS encoding fumarylacetoacetate hydrolase family protein, which translates to MKLLRVGTTGAERPALLDAEGVLRDLSGVVPDIDGALLSDEAALGRVREAAGSGELPVLDAAGLRIGPPIARIGKIVCIGLNYHDHARETGAEPPSEPVIFFKAADTVVGPNDTVLVPRGSTKTDWEVELAVVIGRTARYVESREAALEHVAGYAVSHDVSEREFQLERGGTWDKGKNCETFNPLGPWLVTADEVPDPQKLGLRLWVNGVSKQDGTTGEQIFGVGEVVRYVSQFMTLYPGDVINTGTPAGVALGEPEPKPFLRAGDVVELEIEGLGRQRQEFLNA; encoded by the coding sequence ATGAAGCTGCTGCGAGTCGGTACGACGGGTGCGGAGCGGCCCGCGCTGCTCGACGCCGAGGGGGTCCTGCGGGACCTGTCGGGCGTGGTGCCGGACATCGACGGCGCGCTGCTCTCGGACGAGGCGGCGCTCGGGCGGGTCCGGGAGGCCGCCGGGAGCGGTGAGCTGCCCGTCCTGGACGCGGCGGGCCTGCGGATCGGTCCGCCGATCGCCCGGATCGGCAAGATCGTCTGCATCGGGCTGAACTACCACGACCACGCGCGCGAGACCGGGGCCGAGCCGCCGTCCGAGCCGGTGATCTTCTTCAAGGCGGCGGACACGGTGGTCGGGCCGAACGACACGGTGCTCGTGCCGCGCGGGTCGACGAAGACCGACTGGGAGGTCGAACTCGCGGTCGTGATCGGGCGTACGGCCCGGTACGTCGAGTCGCGCGAGGCGGCGCTGGAGCATGTCGCCGGGTACGCGGTGTCCCATGACGTGTCCGAGCGGGAGTTCCAGCTGGAGCGCGGCGGGACCTGGGACAAGGGGAAGAACTGCGAGACGTTCAATCCGCTGGGGCCGTGGCTGGTGACCGCGGACGAGGTGCCCGATCCGCAGAAGCTGGGGCTTCGGCTGTGGGTCAACGGGGTGTCGAAGCAGGACGGGACGACAGGGGAGCAGATCTTCGGGGTGGGGGAGGTCGTGCGGTACGTCAGTCAGTTCATGACGCTGTACCCCGGGGATGTGATCAATACGGGGACGCCTGCGGGGGTGGCTCTGGGGGAGCCCGAGCCGAAGCCGTTCCTTCGGGCGGGGGATGTGGTGGAGCTGGAGATCGAGGGGCTGGGGCGGCAGCGGCAGGAGTTCTTGAACGCGTAG
- a CDS encoding DUF6412 domain-containing protein has translation MIRSWFGRRPAAMLLLLLFEVAVLDTGTLSAAVAFAATAAAGSVLAACALLASRSAPVVPRTRVRTAIRDRERRTAFLPQRDPDARGRTRPRAPGRALLTATAA, from the coding sequence ATGATCCGGAGCTGGTTCGGCCGGCGTCCCGCCGCGATGCTTCTGCTGCTCCTCTTCGAGGTCGCCGTCCTCGACACCGGCACGCTCTCCGCGGCCGTCGCCTTCGCCGCCACCGCCGCGGCCGGCTCCGTCCTCGCCGCGTGCGCGCTGCTCGCCTCGCGCAGCGCGCCCGTCGTACCCCGGACGCGGGTACGGACGGCCATACGGGACCGTGAGCGCCGTACGGCGTTCCTGCCCCAGCGAGATCCCGACGCACGCGGGCGTACGCGCCCCCGGGCTCCCGGACGCGCCCTCCTGACGGCCACCGCCGCGTAG
- a CDS encoding HAD-IIA family hydrolase, giving the protein MAERKPIESWLTDMDGVLIHEGVPIPGAEAFIKRLRESGRPFLVLTNNSIYTARDLHARLSRMGLDVPVENIWTSALATAQFLDDQRPGGTAYVIGEAGLTTALHDIGYVLTDHQPDYVVLGETRTYSFEAMTKAVRLIEGGARFIATNPDETGPSTEGPLPATGAVAALITKATGQKPYFAGKPNPLMMRTGLNAIGAHSETSAMIGDRMDTDVLAGIEAGMETFLVLTGLTTPEQIGKFPYRPSKVVNSIADLVDRI; this is encoded by the coding sequence ATGGCAGAGCGCAAGCCCATCGAGTCGTGGCTCACCGACATGGACGGTGTGCTCATCCACGAGGGCGTGCCGATCCCCGGCGCCGAGGCCTTCATAAAGAGGCTCCGCGAGTCCGGGCGCCCCTTCCTGGTGCTCACCAACAACTCCATCTACACGGCCCGTGACCTGCACGCCCGCCTCTCCCGCATGGGCCTGGACGTGCCCGTGGAGAACATCTGGACCTCGGCCCTCGCGACCGCCCAGTTCCTGGACGACCAGCGGCCCGGCGGCACGGCGTACGTCATCGGCGAGGCGGGGCTGACGACCGCGCTGCACGACATCGGGTACGTCCTCACCGACCACCAGCCCGACTACGTCGTGCTCGGCGAGACCCGCACCTACTCCTTCGAGGCCATGACGAAGGCGGTACGGCTGATCGAGGGCGGCGCCCGGTTCATCGCCACCAACCCCGACGAGACGGGCCCCTCCACCGAGGGCCCGCTGCCCGCGACCGGGGCCGTGGCCGCGCTGATCACCAAGGCGACCGGGCAGAAGCCGTACTTCGCGGGCAAGCCGAACCCGCTGATGATGCGCACCGGGCTGAACGCGATCGGCGCGCACTCCGAGACCAGCGCGATGATCGGCGACCGGATGGACACGGACGTCCTCGCGGGCATCGAGGCCGGGATGGAGACCTTCCTCGTCCTCACCGGCCTCACCACCCCCGAGCAGATCGGGAAGTTCCCGTACCGCCCGTCGAAGGTCGTGAACTCGATCGCGGACCTCGTCGACCGCATCTGA
- the glxA gene encoding radical copper oxidase GlxA, whose translation MKDRAGRRRARRLAIGAAVVLALAGMNGPWVYRFSTEKYHQYKINRPEYKADNGHWQVVEFPEEYRQNTIHAALLHTGKILLIAGSGNDADNFDRKKFDTRLWDPVAQTIKRVPTPADLFCTGHTQLSNGNLLIAGGTKRYEKLKGDVTKAGGLMIIHNENPDKGMRLKAGTRFVGKANGKTFVLKDTVELKKAVKTFDPDTGRFTGNKPGIARAYVEAERRGKKYETGTEDNYKVSGLTGEDARNTYGIAQKLALDKKDFQGIKDAYEFDPVAEKYIKVDPMNEARWYPTLTTLSDGTVLSLSGLDEIGQLVPGKNEIYDPGTKKWTYTKDEQQFPTYPAISLMQNGRLFYSGANAGYGPDDIGRDPGIWDLRTNKFTKVPGMSDSKLLETAGTVLLPPAQDEKYMVIGGGGVGESERSSRKTRLIDLLADEPRFTDGPELAKGTRYPQASILPDDTVLISGGSEDYRGRGDSNILEARLYDARTGELRRVADPLVGRNYHSGSILLPDGRVVFFGSDSLYADKANTKPGEFEQRIEIYTPPYLFQDARPTLTGGPKTAARGGKAAFGTRHGSSIRSARLIRPSASTHVTDVDQKSIEVDFEVTGDRIEVTVPKNRNLVQSGWYMLFVTDDAGTPSAARWVKVP comes from the coding sequence ATGAAGGACCGTGCAGGCCGCCGCCGTGCCCGTCGCCTCGCGATCGGCGCGGCGGTGGTCCTCGCGCTCGCCGGGATGAACGGGCCGTGGGTGTACCGCTTCAGTACCGAGAAGTACCACCAGTACAAGATCAACAGACCCGAGTACAAGGCGGACAACGGGCACTGGCAGGTCGTGGAGTTCCCGGAGGAGTACCGGCAGAACACCATCCACGCGGCCCTGCTGCACACCGGCAAGATCCTGCTGATCGCGGGCTCGGGCAACGACGCCGACAACTTCGACAGGAAGAAGTTCGACACCCGCCTCTGGGACCCGGTCGCGCAGACCATCAAGCGCGTACCGACCCCGGCCGACCTCTTCTGCACCGGGCACACCCAGCTGTCCAACGGCAATCTGCTGATCGCGGGCGGCACCAAGCGCTACGAGAAGCTGAAGGGCGATGTCACCAAGGCCGGCGGCCTGATGATCATCCACAACGAGAACCCCGACAAGGGGATGAGGCTCAAGGCGGGCACCAGGTTCGTCGGCAAGGCGAACGGCAAGACGTTCGTCCTCAAGGACACCGTCGAGCTCAAGAAGGCCGTCAAGACCTTCGACCCGGACACCGGCAGGTTCACCGGCAACAAGCCCGGCATCGCACGCGCCTACGTCGAGGCCGAGCGCAGGGGCAAGAAGTACGAGACGGGGACGGAGGACAACTACAAGGTCTCGGGGCTGACGGGCGAGGACGCGCGGAACACGTACGGCATCGCGCAGAAGCTCGCCCTCGACAAGAAGGACTTCCAGGGGATCAAGGACGCCTACGAGTTCGACCCGGTCGCCGAGAAGTACATCAAGGTCGACCCGATGAACGAGGCGCGCTGGTACCCGACCCTGACGACACTGTCGGACGGCACGGTTCTCAGCCTCTCCGGGCTGGACGAGATCGGGCAGCTGGTCCCGGGCAAGAACGAGATCTACGACCCCGGGACGAAGAAGTGGACGTACACCAAGGACGAGCAGCAGTTCCCGACGTACCCGGCGATCTCCCTGATGCAGAACGGCAGGCTGTTCTACTCGGGCGCGAACGCGGGGTACGGACCGGACGACATCGGGCGCGACCCCGGGATCTGGGACCTGAGGACCAACAAGTTCACCAAGGTCCCCGGGATGAGCGACAGCAAGCTGCTGGAGACCGCCGGGACGGTGCTGCTGCCTCCGGCGCAGGACGAGAAGTACATGGTGATCGGCGGGGGCGGGGTCGGTGAGTCGGAGCGGTCCAGCAGGAAGACCCGGCTGATCGATCTGCTGGCCGACGAGCCGAGGTTCACGGACGGACCGGAACTGGCCAAGGGCACCCGGTATCCGCAGGCCTCGATCCTGCCCGACGACACGGTCCTCATCTCCGGCGGTTCCGAGGACTACCGGGGGCGGGGCGACTCCAACATCCTGGAGGCGCGGCTGTACGACGCGAGGACGGGTGAACTGCGGCGGGTGGCCGACCCGTTGGTGGGCCGGAACTACCACTCCGGGTCGATCCTGCTGCCGGACGGGCGGGTCGTGTTCTTCGGCTCCGACTCCCTCTACGCCGACAAGGCCAACACCAAGCCGGGGGAGTTCGAGCAGCGCATCGAGATCTATACGCCGCCGTATCTGTTCCAGGACGCGCGGCCGACGCTGACGGGCGGGCCGAAGACGGCGGCGCGCGGCGGGAAGGCGGCGTTCGGGACGCGGCACGGGTCGTCCATCCGGTCGGCGCGGCTGATCCGGCCCAGCGCGTCCACGCATGTGACGGATGTGGACCAGAAGTCGATCGAGGTGGACTTCGAGGTGACCGGGGACCGGATCGAGGTGACCGTGCCGAAGAACCGGAATCTGGTGCAGTCGGGGTGGTACATGCTGTTCGTGACGGACGACGCGGGGACGCCGAGCGCGGCGCGGTGGGTGAAGGTGCCGTAG
- a CDS encoding Gfo/Idh/MocA family protein yields the protein MTGTTDTSTGTDAGTGSGAGADGSLRVALVGYGLAGSVFHAPLIAATEGLALDTVVTSNAERRAQARAEFPEVRFAATADELWARADELDLVVIASPNKTHVPVATAALEAGLAVVVDKPVAGTAAEAHELAALADSRGLFLSVFQNRRWDNDFLTLRKLLADGELGEVRRFESRFERWRPQLKGGWRESGDPAEIGGLLYDLGSHVVDQALTLFGPAALVYAEADLRRPGAETDDDTFIAVTHANGVRSHFHASAVTPQLGPRFRVLGSEAGYVKYGLDPQEAALRDGVRPAPGTAWGEEPEDLWGRVGAGDSPLTGGGSPVPTLPGDYPAYYTAVAAALNGTGENPVTAYEAAAALDVLEAARKSAREGVAVKLS from the coding sequence ATGACAGGCACGACAGACACCAGCACAGGTACCGACGCGGGTACCGGCTCAGGCGCCGGCGCGGACGGGTCCCTCCGCGTCGCCCTCGTCGGCTACGGCCTCGCCGGCTCCGTCTTCCACGCCCCGCTGATCGCCGCGACCGAGGGCCTGGCCCTCGACACGGTCGTCACGTCGAACGCCGAACGGCGCGCCCAGGCCCGCGCGGAGTTCCCGGAGGTGCGGTTCGCCGCCACGGCCGACGAGCTGTGGGCCCGCGCGGACGAACTGGACCTGGTCGTCATCGCCTCCCCGAACAAGACGCACGTGCCCGTGGCCACCGCCGCCCTGGAGGCGGGCCTCGCGGTCGTCGTCGACAAGCCCGTCGCCGGTACGGCGGCCGAGGCACACGAGCTGGCCGCCCTCGCGGACTCCCGGGGCCTGTTCCTCTCCGTCTTCCAGAACCGCCGCTGGGACAACGACTTCCTGACCCTCCGCAAGCTGCTCGCCGACGGCGAACTGGGCGAGGTCCGCCGCTTCGAGTCCCGCTTCGAACGCTGGCGCCCCCAGCTGAAGGGCGGCTGGCGCGAGTCCGGCGACCCCGCGGAGATCGGGGGCCTCCTCTACGACCTGGGCAGCCATGTCGTCGACCAGGCCCTCACCCTCTTCGGCCCGGCCGCCCTCGTGTACGCCGAGGCCGACCTGCGCCGCCCCGGTGCCGAGACGGACGACGACACGTTCATCGCCGTGACCCACGCGAACGGCGTCCGCTCCCACTTCCACGCCTCCGCCGTCACCCCTCAACTCGGCCCGCGCTTCCGGGTGCTGGGCTCCGAGGCGGGATACGTCAAGTACGGCCTCGACCCCCAGGAGGCGGCCCTGCGCGACGGCGTACGCCCGGCTCCCGGCACCGCCTGGGGCGAGGAGCCCGAGGACCTCTGGGGCCGTGTGGGCGCCGGCGACTCCCCCCTGACCGGCGGCGGCAGCCCCGTCCCGACCCTCCCGGGCGACTACCCCGCGTACTACACGGCCGTGGCCGCCGCCCTGAACGGCACCGGCGAGAACCCGGTCACGGCGTACGAGGCCGCCGCCGCGCTGGACGTCCTGGAGGCGGCGCGGAAGTCGGCGCGCGAGGGTGTGGCGGTGAAGCTGTCATGA